The Formosa sp. Hel1_33_131 genome window below encodes:
- the ftsH gene encoding ATP-dependent zinc metalloprotease FtsH produces MSKDKKPKNTKFNAYWIYGIAIVLFLAFNVFSGGLGDSSGISTTPSQFFKYLRNGDVKKVEIVNKREALVYLTTKAANKDVHKKTKKEQLFQVGSGGPSYQFEFGDVQLFQKQLEDTIQEEQLDTVLDFKTETNAWGDILSSLIPFILIIGVWIFIMRRMSGGGGPGGGGGQLFNIGKSKAKLFDEKLETKTTFEDVAGLEGAKEEIQEIVDFLKHPEKYTALGGKIPKGALLVGPPGTGKTLLAKAVAGEAKAPFFSLSGSDFVEMFVGVGASRVRDLFKQAKDKSPSIIFIDEIDAIGRARGKNNMSGSNDERENTLNQLLTEMDGFGTNTNVIVLAATNRADVLDKALMRAGRFDRQIYVDLPDIRERREIFEVHLKPLKKAKNLDTDFLSKQTPGFSGADIANVCNEAALIAARNNKKAVEKQDFLDAVDRIIGGLEKKNKIITPSEKRAVAFHEAGHATVSWMLEHASPLVKVTIVPRGRSLGAAWYLPEERLIVRPEQMLDEMCAALGGRAAEKVIFDKISTGALSDLEKVTKQARAMVTVYGLSDKIGNLTYYDSSGENEFGFSKPYSERTAELIDQEISSIIETQYERAIKLLEDNKDKLTELAEVLLKKEVIFKDNLEAIFGKRPFVVEEAVTPTPKKEEAVKPTPKKEEEEE; encoded by the coding sequence ATGTCTAAAGATAAAAAACCTAAAAATACAAAGTTTAATGCGTACTGGATCTACGGAATTGCCATTGTACTTTTCTTGGCTTTCAATGTGTTTTCTGGCGGTTTAGGAGATTCTTCAGGGATCTCTACAACACCTTCGCAATTTTTTAAATACTTAAGAAATGGCGATGTCAAAAAAGTTGAAATCGTCAACAAAAGAGAGGCTTTGGTGTATCTAACCACAAAGGCTGCTAATAAAGACGTTCATAAAAAAACTAAAAAGGAACAACTTTTCCAAGTGGGATCAGGAGGTCCTAGTTATCAGTTTGAATTTGGTGATGTACAATTGTTTCAAAAACAATTAGAAGACACCATACAAGAAGAACAACTGGATACCGTTTTGGACTTTAAAACGGAAACCAATGCTTGGGGTGATATTTTATCCTCATTGATTCCTTTTATTTTAATCATCGGTGTTTGGATATTTATCATGCGACGTATGTCAGGTGGTGGTGGTCCAGGCGGCGGCGGCGGTCAACTCTTCAATATTGGGAAATCGAAAGCGAAGTTATTTGATGAAAAATTAGAAACCAAAACAACCTTTGAGGATGTTGCTGGACTGGAAGGTGCTAAAGAAGAAATTCAAGAGATTGTAGACTTCCTGAAACACCCCGAAAAATATACCGCTCTTGGTGGTAAAATTCCTAAAGGTGCCTTATTAGTGGGCCCTCCAGGAACAGGTAAAACCTTGTTGGCCAAAGCAGTGGCTGGCGAAGCAAAAGCTCCTTTTTTCTCATTGTCAGGATCTGATTTTGTTGAAATGTTTGTAGGTGTTGGTGCTTCTAGAGTTAGAGATTTATTCAAGCAAGCGAAAGATAAATCGCCTTCAATCATTTTTATTGATGAAATTGATGCGATTGGACGTGCTAGAGGTAAAAATAATATGTCAGGTTCGAATGACGAAAGAGAAAATACCCTCAACCAGTTATTGACTGAAATGGATGGATTTGGCACCAATACAAATGTGATTGTTTTGGCAGCAACCAACCGAGCAGATGTCCTTGACAAGGCATTGATGAGAGCGGGTCGATTTGACCGTCAAATTTATGTTGACTTGCCAGATATCAGAGAACGAAGAGAAATTTTTGAGGTGCATTTGAAGCCCTTGAAAAAAGCGAAAAACTTAGATACTGACTTTTTATCAAAACAAACTCCAGGATTCTCTGGAGCAGATATTGCGAATGTGTGTAACGAAGCGGCACTTATTGCAGCTCGAAATAACAAAAAAGCAGTTGAAAAACAAGATTTCTTAGATGCAGTCGATCGAATTATTGGAGGACTTGAAAAGAAAAATAAAATAATTACACCAAGTGAAAAAAGAGCGGTTGCCTTTCATGAAGCTGGCCATGCAACCGTAAGTTGGATGCTAGAACATGCGTCTCCTTTGGTTAAAGTAACCATTGTTCCAAGAGGACGTTCATTGGGTGCTGCATGGTATCTTCCCGAAGAACGACTTATTGTAAGACCTGAGCAAATGTTAGATGAAATGTGTGCTGCCTTAGGAGGTCGTGCCGCTGAAAAAGTCATCTTTGATAAAATATCAACAGGCGCTTTGAGTGATTTAGAAAAAGTAACCAAGCAAGCAAGAGCGATGGTGACTGTTTATGGATTAAGTGATAAAATCGGGAACTTGACGTATTATGATTCTTCAGGTGAGAATGAATTTGGATTCTCGAAACCCTATAGCGAACGCACTGCTGAACTGATTGATCAAGAAATATCAAGCATTATTGAAACACAGTACGAACGCGCTATAAAACTCTTAGAAGACAACAAAGACAAGTTAACAGAGCTGGCAGAAGTACTTCTTAAAAAAGAAGTTATTTTTAAAGACAACTTAGAAGCTATCTTTGGAAAACGTCCTTTTGTAGTCGAAGAAGCCGTCACTCCAACGCCTAAAAAAGAAGAAGCGGTAAAACCAACTCCTAAAAAAGAGGAAGAGGAAGAATAA
- a CDS encoding LUD domain-containing protein, whose protein sequence is MSVFRKIFGSKTDASKDKTDEKNQDQFLDSSSLPVDEAFTINFNKNGGKFLYCENNDEVQSFLENIIEENNWDKKKALILNKHLKEKFKSFKFGSTQKTKDADFLFTSCESLIAKDGSLLISSNQIAEKKLVDLPENFIVFATTSQFVNTISEGLQGIKAQSKTKIPSNITTIKHFKANDTNDFLSYGSSTKNLYLLLLEDL, encoded by the coding sequence ATGAGTGTGTTTCGTAAAATATTTGGTTCAAAAACGGATGCTTCTAAAGACAAAACTGATGAAAAAAATCAGGATCAGTTTTTAGACTCCAGCAGCTTGCCTGTAGATGAAGCCTTTACAATCAACTTTAATAAAAATGGCGGTAAGTTTCTTTACTGCGAAAATAACGATGAAGTTCAAAGTTTTCTTGAAAATATTATTGAAGAAAATAATTGGGACAAAAAAAAGGCACTCATCCTTAATAAACATCTAAAAGAAAAATTTAAAAGTTTCAAATTTGGCTCGACTCAAAAAACAAAAGATGCAGATTTTCTATTTACATCTTGTGAGTCTCTGATCGCAAAAGACGGATCGCTGCTTATATCCTCCAATCAAATTGCAGAAAAAAAACTAGTTGATTTGCCTGAGAATTTCATTGTATTTGCAACTACCAGTCAGTTTGTAAATACTATTAGCGAAGGACTTCAGGGGATCAAAGCCCAAAGTAAAACTAAAATACCCTCCAACATCACGACCATTAAACATTTTAAAGCCAACGACACCAACGACTTTCTAAGCTATGGAAGTAGTACAAAAAACCTATATTTGCTACTATTAGAAGACTTATAA
- a CDS encoding phosphatidylserine decarboxylase family protein — translation MFHKEGQKIIFVALVFVVATSLLIDNLQMPWVSKLIQFSLIVILVLILQFFRNPKRHTHQNDRQVIAPVDGKVVVIEEVEETEYFKEKRLQVSIFMSPINVHVTRYPISGSVLFSKYHPGKYLVAWHPKASTDNERTTIVVENKTYGKVLYRQIAGALARRIVNYAKEGQTVVQGTDAGFIKFGSRVDLFLPLDTKLKVKLNQKVKGGECIIAEV, via the coding sequence ATGTTTCATAAAGAAGGTCAAAAAATAATTTTTGTCGCACTCGTTTTTGTAGTGGCTACATCGTTATTAATCGACAATTTACAAATGCCTTGGGTTTCAAAACTCATTCAGTTCTCTTTAATAGTGATTCTTGTACTCATCCTACAATTTTTCAGAAACCCTAAACGTCACACCCATCAAAACGATCGTCAAGTGATCGCCCCTGTAGATGGGAAAGTTGTGGTGATCGAAGAGGTTGAAGAAACAGAATATTTCAAAGAAAAACGTCTTCAGGTCAGCATTTTTATGTCGCCTATCAATGTGCATGTGACACGCTACCCTATAAGTGGTTCGGTACTTTTTAGCAAATACCACCCAGGAAAGTATTTAGTCGCATGGCATCCAAAGGCTAGTACGGATAACGAACGCACCACCATAGTTGTTGAGAATAAAACCTATGGTAAAGTCCTTTACAGACAGATCGCAGGTGCCTTGGCAAGACGTATTGTCAATTATGCGAAAGAAGGCCAAACGGTTGTACAGGGTACCGATGCTGGATTTATAAAATTTGGTTCTAGAGTCGATTTATTTTTACCTTTGGACACCAAACTTAAAGTCAAACTCAATCAAAAAGTAAAAGGCGGCGAATGTATCATCGCAGAAGTATAG
- a CDS encoding phosphatidate cytidylyltransferase, with translation MKELTTRALSGLLFASILIGALQLKYACIALFFMFGLICLSEFNKLIHQKNIASYIIFIVLFLAVAFWENLFKSGKSLSDISQILLVISVLVNLLLIRDLFSSKSLPSLLSNHFINTTFYVSSGFVFLLLIALNFENYSPEIITYIFILIWINDSFAYIVGKNFGKQKLFESISPKKTVEGFLGGVFFAALGSYVIANCTDSLPFTNWLIISVIVSVFGTLGDLVESKYKRQAGVKDSGKIMPGHGGLLDRLDSAIFAAPFIYLFLRILNYVS, from the coding sequence TTGAAAGAACTAACCACAAGAGCTTTATCAGGCCTATTATTTGCAAGTATTTTAATTGGGGCACTCCAATTAAAGTACGCTTGTATCGCGCTTTTTTTTATGTTTGGATTGATTTGTTTGTCAGAATTCAATAAGTTAATTCATCAAAAAAACATCGCTTCCTACATCATTTTTATAGTGTTGTTTTTGGCAGTTGCATTTTGGGAAAACCTCTTTAAATCTGGTAAAAGCCTATCAGATATTTCACAAATATTACTTGTGATTTCTGTATTGGTAAATCTATTATTAATTCGGGATTTATTTTCCTCAAAAAGTCTCCCATCCTTACTTTCAAATCATTTTATAAACACCACCTTTTATGTGAGTAGTGGGTTTGTGTTTTTATTATTGATCGCTCTAAATTTTGAAAACTACAGTCCTGAAATCATTACGTATATTTTTATTTTGATTTGGATCAACGACAGTTTTGCCTATATAGTTGGTAAGAATTTTGGAAAACAAAAACTTTTTGAAAGCATTTCTCCTAAGAAAACAGTAGAAGGATTTTTAGGAGGTGTGTTTTTTGCGGCTTTGGGAAGTTATGTCATTGCCAATTGTACGGATTCATTACCTTTTACTAATTGGTTAATTATCAGTGTTATTGTGAGTGTTTTCGGAACCTTGGGTGACTTGGTAGAATCAAAATACAAACGTCAAGCAGGCGTCAAAGATAGCGGTAAAATAATGCCTGGTCATGGAGGTCTATTAGATCGCTTAGATAGTGCTATATTTGCAGCTCCATTTATCTATTTATTTTTAAGAATATTAAATTATGTTTCATAA